In Haliaeetus albicilla chromosome 2, bHalAlb1.1, whole genome shotgun sequence, a single genomic region encodes these proteins:
- the SGO1 gene encoding shugoshin 1 isoform X2: protein MAEYLKKSFKDSLDSIKERMKEKRNQKWTKMATSSKQMKTLQANNRDLVQALQEEKLKLRDAQATILHLRKEYHDLKVQMFDLQRFKQAQGLVENRLSALNEIISRVSQNLLNSIDLLGPAENLCSISVNQRVLSSVPENSSSAVGQIHSVGPLQCADEDDQVLPSRMEADSDRNGLAHSVSETCEKSENATSLIKIVPTKGRTSDFHLDNIRSELENVSSSGKDGFGDVLPKSVSTRRRYSKMRNHKDLCIGVLNHSEAPDSTKELSKQDEIRLEESLENYTVENINSAISQLNENKVRSELVLRQIDSETVQFNLNNNSGLKQRVCKSREDSQVRKEKHQKRKTEWPKNTSRQRPKKRQSEVPSKEKSDFLGGSSDAYDFHFEECVHVTPFRQNKVNDTDTGVDDKEDLSKTNTIESSDIEEGSDDSLYEPYKNKSKKRRSSVEKKDTLPVHARPRSKRCLAQREQRLHNEKEPESNKSRDKSIRQPSEPSRGHLCDVTNTTPLLPSTDNAAIAPGGEGPRSPKRKRSCTLTVSYKEPSIAGKLRRGDPFTDINFLHSPIFKQKKDAKQCSLKKESLSKYNEKFVGCR from the exons ATGGCTGAGTACTTGAAAAAATCCTTCAAAGACAGTCTGGACAGCATAAAAGAAcgaatgaaagagaaaagaaatcagaaatggACAAAGATGG CCACCAGCTCCAAGCAAATGAAGACCCTCCAAGCAAACAACAGAGACCTAGTTCAGgctttgcaagaagaaaagctcAAACTGAGGGATGCCCAGGCTACCATTCTTCATTTGAGGAAAGAGTATCACGATCTGAAGGTTCAGATGTTTGACTTGCAAAGGTTCAAGCAAGCACAAGGGCTTGTTGAG AATCGACTGTCAGCCTTGAATGAGATAATTTCAAGAGTTTCTCAGAATTTACTAAACTCAATTGATCTCCTTGGCCCAGCAGAGAATTTGTGTTCCATAAGTGTA AATCAGAGAGTGCTTTCTTCAGTTCCTGAAAATAGTTCCAGTGCTGTAGGACAAATACATTCCGT AGGACCTCTGCAGTGTGCTGATGAAGATGATCAAGTACTTCCAAGTAGAATGGAGGCTGATAGTGATAGAAATGGGCTGGCTCATTCTGTGTCAGAGACCTGTGAGAAATCAGAGAATGCCACTTCCTTAATCAAAATAGTTCCAACCAAAG GGCGAACATCTGATTTTCATCTGGACAACATAAGGTCAGAGctagaaaatgtttcttcaagTGGAAAGGATGGATTTGGTGATGTGTTACCAAAAAGTGTGTCCACCAGGCGTCGCTATTCAAAGATGAGAAATCACAAAGACCTTTGCATTGGTGTCTTGAACCATTCAGAAGCACCTGATTCAACAAAAGAGCTTTCTAAACAGGATGAAATTAGACTTGAAGAAAGTCTAGAAAACTATACTGTAGAAAACATAAATTCAGCTATTTCTCAGTTGAATGAAAACAAGGTACGCTCAGAGCTGGTGTTGAGGCAGATAGATTCTGAAACTGTGCAGTTCAACTTAAACAATAATTCTGGTCTTAAACAACGTGTGTGTAAAAGCAGGGAAGACTCTCAAGTAAGGAAAGAGAAgcatcagaagagaaaaacGGAATGGCCTAAAAATACTTCCAgacaaagaccaaaaaaaagacagagtgAAGTGCCTTCCAAAGAAAAGTCTGATTTCTTGGGTGGCTCCAGTGATGCTTATGACTTTCACTTTGAAGAGTGTGTCCATGTTACACCTTTTCGACAAAATAAGGTGAATGACACAGATACCGGTGTGGATGACAAAGAAGACTTATCCAAAACTAATACCATCGAGTCGAGTGATATTGAAGAAGGTTCAGATGATAGCCTCTATGAGCCTTACAAGAATAAATCgaaaaaaaggagaagttcAGTGGAGAAGAAAGATACATTGCCAGTCCATGCAAGGCCAAGGTCTAAAAGGTGTTTGGCACAGCGTGAGCAGAGACTCCATAATGAAAAAGAGCCTGAAAGCAATAAGTCAAGGGACAAGTCTATTA ggcagccttCTGAGCCATCTCGTGGTCATCTTTGTGATGTTACCAATACCACTCCGTTGCTCCCCAGCACTGACAATGCAGCTATTGCCCCAGGAGGTGAAGGACCACGATCTCCAAAACGCAAGCGAAGCTGTACTCTTACTGTGAGCTATAAAGAACCAAGTATTGCAGG GAAACTCAGGAGAGGAGATCCATTTACAGACATAAATTTTCTGCATTCTCCaattttcaagcagaaaaaagatgCTAAACAGTGTTCTCTTAAGAAAGAATCTCTGTCAAAATACAATGAGAAATTTGTTGGTTGTCGTTGA
- the SGO1 gene encoding shugoshin 1 isoform X1 — protein sequence MAEYLKKSFKDSLDSIKERMKEKRNQKWTKMGKNSHISTVRCKIATTSSKQMKTLQANNRDLVQALQEEKLKLRDAQATILHLRKEYHDLKVQMFDLQRFKQAQGLVENRLSALNEIISRVSQNLLNSIDLLGPAENLCSISVNQRVLSSVPENSSSAVGQIHSVGPLQCADEDDQVLPSRMEADSDRNGLAHSVSETCEKSENATSLIKIVPTKGRTSDFHLDNIRSELENVSSSGKDGFGDVLPKSVSTRRRYSKMRNHKDLCIGVLNHSEAPDSTKELSKQDEIRLEESLENYTVENINSAISQLNENKVRSELVLRQIDSETVQFNLNNNSGLKQRVCKSREDSQVRKEKHQKRKTEWPKNTSRQRPKKRQSEVPSKEKSDFLGGSSDAYDFHFEECVHVTPFRQNKVNDTDTGVDDKEDLSKTNTIESSDIEEGSDDSLYEPYKNKSKKRRSSVEKKDTLPVHARPRSKRCLAQREQRLHNEKEPESNKSRDKSIRQPSEPSRGHLCDVTNTTPLLPSTDNAAIAPGGEGPRSPKRKRSCTLTVSYKEPSIAGKLRRGDPFTDINFLHSPIFKQKKDAKQCSLKKESLSKYNEKFVGCR from the exons ATGGCTGAGTACTTGAAAAAATCCTTCAAAGACAGTCTGGACAGCATAAAAGAAcgaatgaaagagaaaagaaatcagaaatggACAAAGATGGGTAAAAATAGCCATATATCCACTGTAAGGTGCAAAATAGCAA CCACCAGCTCCAAGCAAATGAAGACCCTCCAAGCAAACAACAGAGACCTAGTTCAGgctttgcaagaagaaaagctcAAACTGAGGGATGCCCAGGCTACCATTCTTCATTTGAGGAAAGAGTATCACGATCTGAAGGTTCAGATGTTTGACTTGCAAAGGTTCAAGCAAGCACAAGGGCTTGTTGAG AATCGACTGTCAGCCTTGAATGAGATAATTTCAAGAGTTTCTCAGAATTTACTAAACTCAATTGATCTCCTTGGCCCAGCAGAGAATTTGTGTTCCATAAGTGTA AATCAGAGAGTGCTTTCTTCAGTTCCTGAAAATAGTTCCAGTGCTGTAGGACAAATACATTCCGT AGGACCTCTGCAGTGTGCTGATGAAGATGATCAAGTACTTCCAAGTAGAATGGAGGCTGATAGTGATAGAAATGGGCTGGCTCATTCTGTGTCAGAGACCTGTGAGAAATCAGAGAATGCCACTTCCTTAATCAAAATAGTTCCAACCAAAG GGCGAACATCTGATTTTCATCTGGACAACATAAGGTCAGAGctagaaaatgtttcttcaagTGGAAAGGATGGATTTGGTGATGTGTTACCAAAAAGTGTGTCCACCAGGCGTCGCTATTCAAAGATGAGAAATCACAAAGACCTTTGCATTGGTGTCTTGAACCATTCAGAAGCACCTGATTCAACAAAAGAGCTTTCTAAACAGGATGAAATTAGACTTGAAGAAAGTCTAGAAAACTATACTGTAGAAAACATAAATTCAGCTATTTCTCAGTTGAATGAAAACAAGGTACGCTCAGAGCTGGTGTTGAGGCAGATAGATTCTGAAACTGTGCAGTTCAACTTAAACAATAATTCTGGTCTTAAACAACGTGTGTGTAAAAGCAGGGAAGACTCTCAAGTAAGGAAAGAGAAgcatcagaagagaaaaacGGAATGGCCTAAAAATACTTCCAgacaaagaccaaaaaaaagacagagtgAAGTGCCTTCCAAAGAAAAGTCTGATTTCTTGGGTGGCTCCAGTGATGCTTATGACTTTCACTTTGAAGAGTGTGTCCATGTTACACCTTTTCGACAAAATAAGGTGAATGACACAGATACCGGTGTGGATGACAAAGAAGACTTATCCAAAACTAATACCATCGAGTCGAGTGATATTGAAGAAGGTTCAGATGATAGCCTCTATGAGCCTTACAAGAATAAATCgaaaaaaaggagaagttcAGTGGAGAAGAAAGATACATTGCCAGTCCATGCAAGGCCAAGGTCTAAAAGGTGTTTGGCACAGCGTGAGCAGAGACTCCATAATGAAAAAGAGCCTGAAAGCAATAAGTCAAGGGACAAGTCTATTA ggcagccttCTGAGCCATCTCGTGGTCATCTTTGTGATGTTACCAATACCACTCCGTTGCTCCCCAGCACTGACAATGCAGCTATTGCCCCAGGAGGTGAAGGACCACGATCTCCAAAACGCAAGCGAAGCTGTACTCTTACTGTGAGCTATAAAGAACCAAGTATTGCAGG GAAACTCAGGAGAGGAGATCCATTTACAGACATAAATTTTCTGCATTCTCCaattttcaagcagaaaaaagatgCTAAACAGTGTTCTCTTAAGAAAGAATCTCTGTCAAAATACAATGAGAAATTTGTTGGTTGTCGTTGA
- the SGO1 gene encoding shugoshin 1 isoform X3: MKTLQANNRDLVQALQEEKLKLRDAQATILHLRKEYHDLKVQMFDLQRFKQAQGLVENRLSALNEIISRVSQNLLNSIDLLGPAENLCSISVNQRVLSSVPENSSSAVGQIHSVGPLQCADEDDQVLPSRMEADSDRNGLAHSVSETCEKSENATSLIKIVPTKGRTSDFHLDNIRSELENVSSSGKDGFGDVLPKSVSTRRRYSKMRNHKDLCIGVLNHSEAPDSTKELSKQDEIRLEESLENYTVENINSAISQLNENKVRSELVLRQIDSETVQFNLNNNSGLKQRVCKSREDSQVRKEKHQKRKTEWPKNTSRQRPKKRQSEVPSKEKSDFLGGSSDAYDFHFEECVHVTPFRQNKVNDTDTGVDDKEDLSKTNTIESSDIEEGSDDSLYEPYKNKSKKRRSSVEKKDTLPVHARPRSKRCLAQREQRLHNEKEPESNKSRDKSIRQPSEPSRGHLCDVTNTTPLLPSTDNAAIAPGGEGPRSPKRKRSCTLTVSYKEPSIAGKLRRGDPFTDINFLHSPIFKQKKDAKQCSLKKESLSKYNEKFVGCR; encoded by the exons ATGAAGACCCTCCAAGCAAACAACAGAGACCTAGTTCAGgctttgcaagaagaaaagctcAAACTGAGGGATGCCCAGGCTACCATTCTTCATTTGAGGAAAGAGTATCACGATCTGAAGGTTCAGATGTTTGACTTGCAAAGGTTCAAGCAAGCACAAGGGCTTGTTGAG AATCGACTGTCAGCCTTGAATGAGATAATTTCAAGAGTTTCTCAGAATTTACTAAACTCAATTGATCTCCTTGGCCCAGCAGAGAATTTGTGTTCCATAAGTGTA AATCAGAGAGTGCTTTCTTCAGTTCCTGAAAATAGTTCCAGTGCTGTAGGACAAATACATTCCGT AGGACCTCTGCAGTGTGCTGATGAAGATGATCAAGTACTTCCAAGTAGAATGGAGGCTGATAGTGATAGAAATGGGCTGGCTCATTCTGTGTCAGAGACCTGTGAGAAATCAGAGAATGCCACTTCCTTAATCAAAATAGTTCCAACCAAAG GGCGAACATCTGATTTTCATCTGGACAACATAAGGTCAGAGctagaaaatgtttcttcaagTGGAAAGGATGGATTTGGTGATGTGTTACCAAAAAGTGTGTCCACCAGGCGTCGCTATTCAAAGATGAGAAATCACAAAGACCTTTGCATTGGTGTCTTGAACCATTCAGAAGCACCTGATTCAACAAAAGAGCTTTCTAAACAGGATGAAATTAGACTTGAAGAAAGTCTAGAAAACTATACTGTAGAAAACATAAATTCAGCTATTTCTCAGTTGAATGAAAACAAGGTACGCTCAGAGCTGGTGTTGAGGCAGATAGATTCTGAAACTGTGCAGTTCAACTTAAACAATAATTCTGGTCTTAAACAACGTGTGTGTAAAAGCAGGGAAGACTCTCAAGTAAGGAAAGAGAAgcatcagaagagaaaaacGGAATGGCCTAAAAATACTTCCAgacaaagaccaaaaaaaagacagagtgAAGTGCCTTCCAAAGAAAAGTCTGATTTCTTGGGTGGCTCCAGTGATGCTTATGACTTTCACTTTGAAGAGTGTGTCCATGTTACACCTTTTCGACAAAATAAGGTGAATGACACAGATACCGGTGTGGATGACAAAGAAGACTTATCCAAAACTAATACCATCGAGTCGAGTGATATTGAAGAAGGTTCAGATGATAGCCTCTATGAGCCTTACAAGAATAAATCgaaaaaaaggagaagttcAGTGGAGAAGAAAGATACATTGCCAGTCCATGCAAGGCCAAGGTCTAAAAGGTGTTTGGCACAGCGTGAGCAGAGACTCCATAATGAAAAAGAGCCTGAAAGCAATAAGTCAAGGGACAAGTCTATTA ggcagccttCTGAGCCATCTCGTGGTCATCTTTGTGATGTTACCAATACCACTCCGTTGCTCCCCAGCACTGACAATGCAGCTATTGCCCCAGGAGGTGAAGGACCACGATCTCCAAAACGCAAGCGAAGCTGTACTCTTACTGTGAGCTATAAAGAACCAAGTATTGCAGG GAAACTCAGGAGAGGAGATCCATTTACAGACATAAATTTTCTGCATTCTCCaattttcaagcagaaaaaagatgCTAAACAGTGTTCTCTTAAGAAAGAATCTCTGTCAAAATACAATGAGAAATTTGTTGGTTGTCGTTGA